CCAGAATGGGATCTGTCGCATAGGAGCCTTGCTCCAGGTAACGCTGTACAGCGGTTTCCAGAATCTTTGGATCGATTTGCTCGAAGTACTTGCCTATTACATCAGCCGTTTCTTTTGCACTGTGGCTGGCAACCCACTGTTGCCCTTTGTAGACCGCATTGGTAAACTTTTGGATAGCTGCTGCGTTGCTGTCGATATAGCTTTGTTTTGTCATGAAGACAGTGTAAGGAACGGTTCCGCTCTCTTTGCCAAAAGAGGCGACGACATGGCCGATTCCTTCCTGTTCAAAGCGGGAGGCTTCCGGTTCGAACAACTGTACATACGCTCCTGTACCAGATGCGAAGGAAGAGGCAATGTTTTTGAATTCGATATTCTGAATGAGTTCCAGGTCGCCTTGCGGATTGATGTTGTGCTTTTTGAGTACATACTCCCCGACCATTTGCGGCATGCCGCCTTTACGTTGCCCCAAGAAGACACTGCCTTTTAGCTTGTCGAAAGTAAAGTCATCCATTTTGGTGCGGGAGACGAGGAAGGTACCATCCGTTTGTGTGAGCTGCGCGAAGTTGACAACGGGATCGGCAGCTCCTTGCTGAGAGACGTAGATGCTGGTCTCGGAGCCGACGAGCGCGACCTCGATGCCGCCAGATAACAGAGCCGCCATCACTTTATCTCCGCCGGGAATGGTTGAGAGCTCCACTTCCAGACCTTCTTCCTTGAAAAATCCTTTTTCAAGTGCGACATATTGCGGGGCGTAAAACAAAGAACGAGTCACTTCACCAATTCTTATTTTTTCGGGAGTGCTGGAGCAGCCAGTCAAGACGGCCGTCATAACGAGAAAAGCGGCCAGCCCCAGCGCCAAAAATCGTTTCATGATAAGGAGTCCCTCCTTGCTAGGCTTTGTATGTTGTAGGCTATGCGCCCAGACAAAAAAGGGTGAATGCCTAGAGATAGAGACAGGCACATGATGAGGGAAGGCCACAAAGGAGATGGACATAGCGTGATCGTTACATTTTTAGGCACCGGATCAGGTGCACCCACTACGCGAAGAAATGTGAGTGGGATCGGCTTGCGATTTTTACAGGCAGGAAAGTGGTGGTTGTTTGACTGCGGAGAGGGGACGCAGCACCAGCTACTGCGAGCACCGATGAAAATCAGTCAATTGGACAAAATTTTTATCACCCATCTGCATGGGGATCATCTGTACGGACTGATCGGACTGCTTGCGAGCCGGTCATTGCGCAATACCGAGCCAACTCCGTTAGAGCTGTACGGACCACCGGGGCTCGATAAATATTTTCGAGCGATCATGGAGGCAAGTCCGGTTCATTTGCAATATCCATTAGAAATAAAAATCGTCAGTGAGGGCGTAATCTACGAGGACGAAGAGATCGTGGTGAGCTGTCGGATGGCGAAGCATCGCGTGCCTTCGTTTGCTTATGCCGTGGTGGAAAAGGAGAAGACAGGAGCATTTCAAGTAGAACTGGCAAAGCAGGCCGGGGTGCCGTCAGGGCCGCTGTTTGGAGCCTTGAAGAGAGGAGAACAGGTCACACTCGAGGATGGTCGTGTTCTGGACGGGAAGGACTTCGTTGGAGAGCCGCAGCCAGGACGCAAAATCGTCTTCAGTGGAGATACGGAACCGAGCCACGCGGTACTCGAGCTGGCAAAAGGGGCGGATTTGCTCGTCCACGAAGCGACCTACGCCCATCACGACAAGGAGCTGGCGACCAGAAGCGGGCATTCCACAGCACGAGAGGCGGCTCAAATTGCCAAAGAGGCTGGCGTGAAACAACTGTGTCTGACTCACTTCAGTCCACGTTATGAAGATGAAGACGGGGATTTTTCGATGGAGGATTTGTTGGCAGAGGCGCAGCAAATTTTCCCAGCGACCCAATTGGCTGACGATCTCGGCAGCATTTCTGTCAAGCGAGAGAGAAACGATGGGAGAAAGAAATAATCCTTGCTATAATGAATGATCACGATGGAGGAGGTGGGGGAGCATGAAGCGGATTACCTTTGCTACACCAGAAGAACTTATTCAACATTGTCAGTCGGAAGAAGTCAGCCTCGTTGTCGAATATCGAGACGAAGTGAACAAGCAACGCCAGGTCATTTTGACGGGCGAGCAGCTTGCAGAGGCACAGACCTACCTAAACTTCTCCAAATCCGAAGCGTATTACCGGAAGGACGGACTTTTTTACGAAGTCATCGCAGGCTGGAAGTAAAACACATCGTCAGGAGATGAGTAGACGTGTCTGGCAGAGGTTCCAACCGGTCGATTGCGGTTCGCTACATGATGTTTGTGCTTGGCTTGTTCGTTGGTGCATTCGGTACGGTGCTGGCCATTAAGGCAAACTTAGGCGTAGCACCCTGGGAAACCTTTCACATCGGCCTGCAAAAAACATTTGGATTAACGATTGGCCTATGGTCTCAGATCGTAGGAGTCGTTGTCATTTTCGCCACGTATTTGGTGGCAAAAATCAAGCCCAATTTTGGAATGTTCTTAAATATGATTTGCTTTGGCTTTTTTCTCGATCTTATCCTATGGTTGGATTTTATTCCTGAACTGCAATCAATTTGGGCGAGGTTCTTGATGTTTCTCGCAGGTGTTGTTGTTCTGGCTGTCGGAATCGGGATGTATTTGTCTCCTTCTCTTGGTGCGGGTCCGCGTGACAGCTTTATGCTGGCGATGAATGAGCGTCTTGGCTGGAGTATCCAGCGAGTCCGCCTCATCATAGAAGTAACCGTCCTGCTCGCAGGAGCAGCTTTGGGTGGACCTGTGTCAATCGGAACGATTCTGATCGCGCTGTTAACGGGACCAATGATTCAAAGGACGATTCCGTTTTGGCGTCAAGTTATGAAAAAACAGTATGAACTGCCCGAGCCAGTTGAAAGACAAGCGAGCTAATCTCCATTCAATTTGCCAGTAGCTGTGTAAAAATCCGGGAAAAACGGTCTTGTATAGGCGATGGTCCAATCATCTTTGAGCATTCGCACATACAGTATGACTAGTTGCTGGCAAAGGAGGGAAAGCGAATGAGTCTGTTCAACGGAGGATTTGACGACTTTGCTTTAATACTGGTGTTGTTCGTATTGCTCGTTATCGTTGCTTGCTCTTGCGACTAACGAAAAACACTGGGTAGCTTCGCCAGAGGGAGAGCGATTTTTCGCTCTCTCTTTTGTTTTGCATGAAAAAGGCTTCGCCAAAGAGTGGCGAAGCCAAGGGTAGACATATCTTATCCGAGACGATCATGCACTTGCTTTTTTACACTGGACATTTGCTGGTCGGATAATTTGACACCGACTGCCTTGCTGACTTTTTTAATCAGCTCGCTTAATTTCTTGTCGTCCTTCAAGTCTTTCATGGAAAAATCTTTTGCCAGTGATCGTACATCGCCCATCGTCCATTTTTTCTTGCTTTTCTTGTTGATGGACTTCAGTAAATCACGTGGATTGCCCTTCGCTTTGAGCTTGACTTTTGCCCTTGCTTTTCCTTTTGCTTTTGCCATGATGCTTCGCTCCTTTCAAAAGAATACGTCTGCCCTATGCAGTTATATGGAAATGCAAGGGGGTTCGCTTGGACAGATTCACGCCGCTTTTCGCCTATTTTGCTTAACGTTGTGCAATGGCCCAAACCCATAGGGGGAGCCATGACATAGGATGAGTCAGAACGATGCATGACGGGAGGCTAGTAGGTTGAAAATTGTCAGCTTTCATCGGGATACGCCATTTACCGAGATACTGTCAGATTTGAAAACCAAGGTTCTGACCAAAACCGAGAGACTTCCATGGCGATGCTATGATGACCTTTCTTGCTTGTGTGTCAAACAAAAGATTTTTGAGCAGCATGAGGAGCTTTTTCGAAGGTATAAAGCGATGGTGGAAGAGAACATTACCGTAAGCGTCCATGCGGAAGGGGAGGATGAAATCCCGTGGGGCGTGCGATATGTAGGGGCACAAAGATTGTGGCGAAAGGGGCGCGGAGCAGGCGTCAAAGTCGCTGTCATCGATACAGGAATCTCCCGGGATCATTTTGATTTGAGAGATCAAATAAAGGGCGGCATCCAACTTGTACGCGGCAAACAAAATGGACACGGTACGCATGTCGCAGGAATCATCGTAGCTGAGATGAACCAAAGAGGAATTGTGGGAGTGTCTCCTGAGGCCCATTTGTATGACGTCCGTGCTTTTGATCATGAAGGTCAATCATCTTTGTCGACCATTTTGCAGGCTCTGCAATGGTCGATTGCCAATAAGATGGATGTGATCAACATGAGCTTTGGCATGCCCCAATATAGCGAAGCAATGGCGCGAGCAGTTGGCAGGGCCCATCAGCAAGGAATCGTACTGGTGGCTTCTGCAGGAAACGGAGGGGGAGAGGCGGAGTATCCCGCTCGGTACGATGGTGTCATAGGGGTTAGTGCGATTGATCAAACGGGAAAATTGGCATCGTTCAGTGCGAGAGGCAAGGGCGTAAATATGAAGGCACCCGGAGTTGATATTTTGTCTACGTGGCCGGGCAATCAGTTTAAAAAGCTGAATGGTACTTCTATGGCTGCCCCGCATGTGGCAGGGCTGAAAGCGCTAGAAATTGGTCGCAAACGAAAAAAAGCGTAGCGTTTCTACGAAAAAACAGCTCCCAGGCTAAAATGAAGCCAAGGAGCTGTTGCTTTTAATAAACGAATTATTGATGGATTTTGGTGTCATGGTCTTGCTGGACACGGAACCATATATTAAGATCGTTAATAACACTGGCCAATTCGTGGATCTCGCTGTTCAATTCGCAAGATCTTACGAAATTTTCCTCTTCGGACATTTGTTTGGTTTTCTCAATGATAACCTGCTCTACCCGGTGTATTTGATCCGGAATGGTTGCGCGGATTTCTTCCCATTCCAGCAACATGTCCGCTCTTTCTACAGTCGAATAATCTTCCCATTCCAGATGCAGCACGGGAAGTCGTATACCTAGCCGTTCATCATGGATAAATTGATAGCGCAAAGGTGAACTCACTCCTCTCCACCTCCATCATACCAAAAATGAATCGGTACGGGGAGAGAAATACACACGAAAGGAGCAACCATGTCAAAAGGACGTGTTCTTATCGATGCGGATGCTTGTCCGCGCCAGGCACTCTTAACCGCCCAAGCATTGTGCAAAGAGCTCGACTGGATCTGTTTGACCTTTGCCAGTTATAATCATCAAATCGGCAACGCAAATCATGTGACGGTAGATGCCGGGCCACAAGCGGTAGATATGAAGCTGGCGAACGAAACGAGTCCGGGGGATGTCGTGGTGACACAAGATATTGGTCTGGCAGCTCTCATTCTCGGGAAGAAAGCCCATGCCCTGACACCACACGGGATGGTTTTTGACCCAGAACGGATTGCGTTTCACTTGGAAGAACGAAATGAAAAAGCGAGATATCGCCGCGGGGGAGGTCGTACGAAGGGGCCTGCTGCTCGTACACGAGAAGACGATCAACGATTTGCTGAGTCCCTGCGCTTTTTGATAGAAAGAGGAGATCAACAATGATTCAGACAACTAGAAAAAATGGATATGTAGGCGGAGCACTAGCGTTTGCTGTTCTTGCTACGATCATGTTTGCCCTCTACCTAGCAGGGAGAGTGGCAGGTATGGATCAAGCTGCCATCGCATTTGCGGAGTCGATTCGCTCGGATGTTGGGACTGCCTTTTTTCGATTGGTAACCAATCTGGGCGGAGGCATGTTCCTTGTACCAGTAGCAGTGATTATGATCGTTGTCCTATACATAAAGAAATATCGTGTGGAGGCAATGTTTGTTCTCATTTCCCTCGGTGTCAGTGAAGTCGCAAATGAGCTTTTAAAGCTGTTTTTTGCCAGACCTAGACCGAGTGGCGTCAATCTGATTGAGCTGCCGGAGTCCTTTTCGTTTCCGAGTGGTCATGCAATGATCGGACCAGCCTTTTATTGCATGGTCGGGTTTTGGATTGCCCAGTGGTTTGCGGAGAAAAGATGGTCGTCGCTTGTGCAGCCTGCGATTTTTATTTTCGTGGTATTGCTCGCGTTCAGCCGTGTGTACTTGGGCGTTCATTTTTTGAGTGATGTGCTTACCGGCTTTTTCCTGTCGATGTGCTGGTACTTTCTCCTTCGTCTTGGCTATGAAGAATGGATGGGGAGACGAAGCACAGTCGTCGACCCCATACCGCATTCCAGATAATCTAGGTGGAATACCCTAATTCACTCATTAAACTCAGCCATTTTTCTACGCTGGGTTTATTTTTTTTGTCCTTCGGCAAGACGATGTACGCCGAGCGTTTGGGAGGCTTATTGCCTGTGATGATCAG
This genomic stretch from Brevibacillus brevis harbors:
- a CDS encoding ABC transporter substrate-binding protein, which codes for MKRFLALGLAAFLVMTAVLTGCSSTPEKIRIGEVTRSLFYAPQYVALEKGFFKEEGLEVELSTIPGGDKVMAALLSGGIEVALVGSETSIYVSQQGAADPVVNFAQLTQTDGTFLVSRTKMDDFTFDKLKGSVFLGQRKGGMPQMVGEYVLKKHNINPQGDLELIQNIEFKNIASSFASGTGAYVQLFEPEASRFEQEGIGHVVASFGKESGTVPYTVFMTKQSYIDSNAAAIQKFTNAVYKGQQWVASHSAKETADVIGKYFEQIDPKILETAVQRYLEQGSYATDPILDEKEWNQLQDIMDSAGELKQRADYNKLVNTTFAIQSKEGK
- the rnz gene encoding ribonuclease Z, producing MIVTFLGTGSGAPTTRRNVSGIGLRFLQAGKWWLFDCGEGTQHQLLRAPMKISQLDKIFITHLHGDHLYGLIGLLASRSLRNTEPTPLELYGPPGLDKYFRAIMEASPVHLQYPLEIKIVSEGVIYEDEEIVVSCRMAKHRVPSFAYAVVEKEKTGAFQVELAKQAGVPSGPLFGALKRGEQVTLEDGRVLDGKDFVGEPQPGRKIVFSGDTEPSHAVLELAKGADLLVHEATYAHHDKELATRSGHSTAREAAQIAKEAGVKQLCLTHFSPRYEDEDGDFSMEDLLAEAQQIFPATQLADDLGSISVKRERNDGRKK
- a CDS encoding YczE/YyaS/YitT family protein is translated as MSGRGSNRSIAVRYMMFVLGLFVGAFGTVLAIKANLGVAPWETFHIGLQKTFGLTIGLWSQIVGVVVIFATYLVAKIKPNFGMFLNMICFGFFLDLILWLDFIPELQSIWARFLMFLAGVVVLAVGIGMYLSPSLGAGPRDSFMLAMNERLGWSIQRVRLIIEVTVLLAGAALGGPVSIGTILIALLTGPMIQRTIPFWRQVMKKQYELPEPVERQAS
- a CDS encoding YjcZ family sporulation protein; protein product: MSLFNGGFDDFALILVLFVLLVIVACSCD
- a CDS encoding stage VI sporulation protein F; amino-acid sequence: MAKAKGKARAKVKLKAKGNPRDLLKSINKKSKKKWTMGDVRSLAKDFSMKDLKDDKKLSELIKKVSKAVGVKLSDQQMSSVKKQVHDRLG
- a CDS encoding S8 family peptidase; the protein is MKIVSFHRDTPFTEILSDLKTKVLTKTERLPWRCYDDLSCLCVKQKIFEQHEELFRRYKAMVEENITVSVHAEGEDEIPWGVRYVGAQRLWRKGRGAGVKVAVIDTGISRDHFDLRDQIKGGIQLVRGKQNGHGTHVAGIIVAEMNQRGIVGVSPEAHLYDVRAFDHEGQSSLSTILQALQWSIANKMDVINMSFGMPQYSEAMARAVGRAHQQGIVLVASAGNGGGEAEYPARYDGVIGVSAIDQTGKLASFSARGKGVNMKAPGVDILSTWPGNQFKKLNGTSMAAPHVAGLKALEIGRKRKKA
- a CDS encoding YaiI/YqxD family protein; protein product: MSKGRVLIDADACPRQALLTAQALCKELDWICLTFASYNHQIGNANHVTVDAGPQAVDMKLANETSPGDVVVTQDIGLAALILGKKAHALTPHGMVFDPERIAFHLEERNEKARYRRGGGRTKGPAARTREDDQRFAESLRFLIERGDQQ
- a CDS encoding phosphatase PAP2 family protein: MIQTTRKNGYVGGALAFAVLATIMFALYLAGRVAGMDQAAIAFAESIRSDVGTAFFRLVTNLGGGMFLVPVAVIMIVVLYIKKYRVEAMFVLISLGVSEVANELLKLFFARPRPSGVNLIELPESFSFPSGHAMIGPAFYCMVGFWIAQWFAEKRWSSLVQPAIFIFVVLLAFSRVYLGVHFLSDVLTGFFLSMCWYFLLRLGYEEWMGRRSTVVDPIPHSR